A section of the Malus sylvestris chromosome 17, drMalSylv7.2, whole genome shotgun sequence genome encodes:
- the LOC126610559 gene encoding PWWP domain-containing protein 3-like, with protein sequence MGMVGTRSTISLEEDLGSAPGPEKLEVPGEKTIREVVNDSGGGRAGSGGSGRGSAGGGRSFGNLNVDVSDAEEGLVKLKGKGSVEKLESVLRNEKKAVSGGAEAESGGKGRGVGENGGSLGGIGEGPDGTKTREAGTDVNGGGIEENGSCLDGIGEDPDGKTDEITEDMDDEGHEFLVGDFVWGKIKSHPWWPAQICDPSDASEYALKLKAKDRLLVAYFGDGTFAWCNSSQLKPFEEDFRKMSRQSSSKAFVNAVQQAVDEVGRLVRLKMSCICVKEEFPGEVGRPLAVNAGIKEGVRVPEGRVGKLLDRVSEPAELLAELKRVAEVMSMSSELELNALKSWLSAFYCSKGGYRLPVFVEAQSVPGLEDDWREVDVPVRGPFEDWFSSPRKTGQTDQPLNESSAQGLENRQHQRRKQKSIADLMEEDDDIQAETKEGATSEKAGASSGRNKRKGGENHSESNLTSESGKRRAKLSKTPTSSHMKKLSSVENGASETKNGVLTRSRKKDERIAIDGNGGETKEEAGDSPVSRDEELRSGGSQTDMKDQIDHPSSTRERKRSKYLSPPFINLRTGKRSLDIEVESPKVSNDNLVGSPKMLSPSAETLQKKDSTELTGNEIIGGSSSKKPSEDEKSIDPMKANVSTHKVLFGLRSAAVNPSSRVEKKSFKIVGDFMSIFRDSIYRNGSNYELYKKKQPHKKRKKLESEPGSMGKDRNQITEKLPETESGKKRSKKSSETKSDKSTQKQATETSGSEPGKRKSKSASGTSDLKKRRMKTDETASPASLFVTFGPGSSLPTKSDLIKIYGKFGELNETETEMFYTNFCARVSFVKFADAQEAFDHSQNDSPFGAANVTFRLHNLAAASKLRELSEISNSAPAKKSRGKTRTQALASQPPAAVGEASQVDLIKRKLEGMTSMLDDSTGQVSEVTKSKLESEIKELLGTVSTMV encoded by the coding sequence ATGGGAATGGTGGGGACGCGATCTACTATATCCCTGGAGGAGGATTTGGGTTCTGCACCTGGACCGGAGAAGCTTGAAGTTCCAGGGGAGAAGACGATCAGGGAAGTTGTGAACGACTCGGGTGGAGGCCGGGCTGGCTCAGGTGGGTCCGGTCGGGGAAGTGCCGGCGGTGGAAGGAGTTTTGGGAACCTGAACGTTGATGTATCTGATGCTGAGGAGGGTTTGGTGAAGCTGAAAGGGAAGGGGAGTGTTGAGAAGTTGGAGTCGGTTTTGAGGAACGAGAAGAAGGCGGTGAGTGGCGGTGCTGAGGCGGAGAGTGGAGGGAAAGGAAGAGGGGTTGGAGAAAATGGGGGTTCTTTGGGTGGGATTGGAGAAGGCCCGGATGGGACTAAGACTCGTGAGGCCGGGACTGATGTGAACGGAGGAGGGATTGAAGAGAATGGGAGCTGTTTGGATGGGATTGGAGAAGACCCGGATGGGAAAACTGATGAGATTACTGAGGACATGGATGATGAGGGACATGAGTTTCTTGTTGGGGATTTCGTGTGGGGAAAGATTAAGAGCCATCCGTGGTGGCCTGCACAAATTTGTGATCCTTCGGACGCTTCGGAGTATGCCCTGAAATTGAAGGCGAAAGACAGGCTCCTGGTGGCGTATTTTGGGGACGGAACATTTGCTTGGTGCAATTCTTCGCAGCTGAAACCGTTTGAGGAGGATTTTAGGAAGATGTCTCGGCAGAGTAGCTCGAAGGCATTTGTTAATGCTGTGCAGCAGGCTGTGGATGAGGTTGGAAGGCTTGTGAGGTTGAAGATGAGTTGTATATGTGTAAAGGAAGAGTTCCCAGGTGAGGTTGGTCGGCCGTTGGCAGTAAATGCCGGAATTAAGGAAGGAGTTCGTGTGCCAGAAGGCAGGGTTGGGAAGCTGTTGGATCGTGTTTCTGAGCCTGCAGAGCTTCTTGCTGAGTTGAAACGTGTTGCAGAAGTTATGTCCATGTCTAGTGAGCTTGAGCTGAATGCTTTAAAGAGTTGGTTGTCTGCATTTTATTGTTCAAAAGGAGGCTATCGATTGCCTGTTTTCGTCGAAGCGCAGTCAGTTCCTGGTCTCGAGGATGATTGGAGGGAGGTGGATGTCCCGGTCCGAGGGCCATTCGAAGACTGGTTTTCTTCTCCCAGAAAAACAGGACAAACTGATCAACCTTTAAACGAAAGCTCAGCTCAAGGTTTAGAGAATAGGCAACACCAAAGAAGGAAGCAGAAGAGCATTGCTGATCTTATGGAAGAAGACGATGATATTCAGGCGGAAACTAAGGAAGGAGCAACCTCAGAGAAAGCAGGGGCATCATCTGGACGGAACAAGCGGAAAGGTGGCGAGAATCATAGTGAGAGTAATTTGACTTCTGAATCCGGAAAGAGAAGGGCCAAGCTTTCAAAGACGCCAACAAGCTCGCATATGAAAAAACTTTCAAGTGTTGAAAATGGTGCTAGTGAAACTAAGAACGGTGTCTTAACAAGGAGCAGGAAGAAGGATGAACGTATTGCAATTGATGGCAATGGTGGCGAGACCAAAGAAGAAGCTGGCGATAGTCCTGTTTCAAGAGACGAGGAATTGCGCAGTGGCGGTTCACAAACTGACATGAAAGACCAAATTGATCACCCCTCTTCGACAAGAGAGAGGAAAAGGAGCAAGTACTTGTCCCCTCCCTTCATAAATCTAAGGACCGGAAAAAGGAGTCTAGACATAGAAGTAGAATCTCCGAAAGTTTCTAATGACAACCTTGTTGGGTCACCGAAGATGCTGAGTCCTTCCGCGGAGACATTACAGAAGAAAGACTCTACAGAACTTACTGGGAATGAGATAATTGGTGGCTCGAGTTCGAAAAAACCATCAGAAGATGAGAAGAGCATTGATCCGATGAAAGCTAATGTATCTACTCATAAAGTGCTATTTGGACTCCGCTCTGCAGCTGTTAATCCATCATCTCGAGTAGAAAAGAAATCCTTTAAGATTGTTGGGGATTTCATGTCCATATTCAGAGACTCGATTTATCGCAATGGCTCCAACTACGAACTGTACAAGAAGAAGCAACCTCataagaagagaaagaagttaGAATCTGAACCTGGCTCAATGGGGAAAGACCGAAATCAGATCACAGAAAAGCTGCCCGAAACTGAATCTGGGAAGAAGAGAAGCAAGAAGAGCAGCGAGACAAAGTCCGATAAGTCTACACAAAAGCAAGCTACTGAGACATCAGGTTCAGAGCCTGGTAAGCGAAAATCAAAGAGTGCGTCTGGAACTTCGGATTTGAAGAAAAGGCGTATGAAGACCGATGAAACAGCTTCACCTGCATCCCTTTTTGTGACATTTGGCCCCGGGTCCTCTCTCCCCACAAAATCCGATCTTATCAAGATTTATGGTAAATTCGGAGAGCTGAACGAAACAGAAACAGAGATGTTCTACACCAATTTCTGCGCTCGGGTTTCCTTTGTAAAATTTGCCGATGCACAAGAGGCCTTCGACCATTCGCAAAATGACAGTCCGTTTGGAGCTGCCAATGTCACTTTCCGGCTTCATAACCTGGCAGCTGCTTCGAAGCTTCGCGAGCTGAGTGAAATATCCAATTCCGCTCCTGCTAAGAAGTCCAGGGGCAAGACCAGAACCCAGGCATTAGCTTCGCAGCCACCCGCCGCGGTTGGTGAGGCGTCACAAGTCGACTTAATCAAGCGGAAACTGGAGGGGATGACCTCAATGCTGGATGATTCAACCGGCCAAGTGTCGGAAGTGACGAAATCGAAACTGGAGAGCGAGATAAAGGAGCTGTTGGGGACGGTAAGCACGATGGTCTAA
- the LOC126610560 gene encoding universal stress protein A-like protein: MCLIGPTAANPQNEASHPSVTAFIRERESTVVPESSNQQASRLSVVSEAKMASEPTRIMLAVNESTIKGYPHASISSRKAFEWTLQKIVRSNTSGFKLQFLHVQVPDEDGFDDMDSVYASPEDFKNMKERDRTRGLHLLEFFVDRCHAIGVACEAWIKRGDAKEVICREVKRVRPDFLVVGCRGLGPFQRVFVGTVSEFCVKHAECPVITIKRSAEETPQDPVDD; this comes from the exons ATGTGCTTAATCGGGCCTACGGCTGCGAACCCACAAAACGAAGCAAGTCATCCTTCTGTTACCGCCTtcatcagagagagagagagtactgtGGTTCCAGAAAGTTCGAATCAGCAAGCGAGTCGACTCAGTGTCGTGAGCGAAGCGAAGATGGCAAGCGAGCCAACTCGGATAATGCTGGCAGTGAACGAGTCGACCATCAAGGGCTACCCGCACGCCTCCATCAGCAGCAGGAAGGCGTTCGAGTGGACGCTCCAGAAGATCGTGCGCTCCAACACCAGTGGTTTCAAGCTCCAGTTCCTGCACGTCCAAGTCCCCGATGAAGACG GTTTTGATGACATGGACAGTGTCTATGCATCGCCGGAGGATTTTAAAAACATGAAGGAGAGAGACCGCACCAGAGGGCTTCATCTGCTGGAGTTCTTCGTTGACAGATGTCATGCAATTGGG GTTGCTTGTGAAGCATGGATCAAAAGAGGGGATGCCAAGGAAGTAATCTGCCGTGAGGTGAAGCGTGTCCGGCCAGACTTTCTGGTGGTGGGCTGTCGGGGGCTTGGACCTTTCCAGAG AGTTTTTGTTGGGACTGTGAGCGAGTTCTGCGTGAAGCACGCTGAGTGCCCTGTCATCACAATCAAGCGCAGCGCAGAGGAAACACCCCAGGATCCCGTCGATGACTGA
- the LOC126610562 gene encoding uncharacterized protein LOC126610562, translating into MDDNNPPRALRNHHGSSSSSSSSSSESSDHRGACHTSSAGHTTTPARKSRYAADDAVGDRIECTGRYCKSCSGTLIADCVALCCCPCAVVNFLTLAFVKVPWMVGRKCLGLGKKKGQKRENKRRKCKGGGSSKSGIEWVVERGEEERKQPEVSRRGGYGEEETECGGARLEAERVWLELYQIGHLGFGRVSFTGIQSLGNKGQLGNVN; encoded by the coding sequence ATGGACGACAATAACCCGCCTCGGGCGTTACGTAACCACCACGGCAGTTCGTCGTCGTCTTCGTCGTCATCGTCCGAGTCGTCCGACCATCGCGGAGCATGTCACACGTCATCCGCGGGACACACCACGACACCCGCGCGGAAGAGCCGGTACGCCGCGGACGACGCCGTGGGGGACCGGATAGAGTGCACGGGGAGGTACTGCAAGTCATGCAGCGGTACGTTGATCGCGGACTGCGTGGCGCTCTGCTGCTGCCCCTGCGCCGTGGTGAACTTTCTGACCCTGGCGTTCGTTAAAGTGCCGTGGATGGTGGGGAGGAAGTGTCTGGGATTGGGGAAAAAGAAGGGGCAGAAGCGGGAAAACAAGAGGAGAAAATGCAAGGGGGGTGGGAGTAGTAAAAGCGGGATTGAGTGGGTGGTGGAGAGAGGGGAGGAGGAGAGGAAACAGCCTGAGGTTTCACGGCGCGGCGGGTACGGCGAGGAGGAAACGGAGTGCGGCGGTGCGAGGCTGGAGGCGGAGAGGGTGTGGTTAGAGTTGTACCAGATTGGACACCTGGGTTTTGGGAGAGTTTCCTTTACTGGTATTCAATCTCTGGGTAATAAGGGGCAACTAGGGAACGTAAATTAA
- the LOC126610568 gene encoding cinnamoyl-CoA reductase-like SNL6, which translates to MGIVGLEERENIELQEFCRMLMASAGLHRRKDDRQQRNNKRFDLRGDDEEDMLVCVTSGVSFLGLALVDRLLRRGYSVRLVVDNQEDVEKLREMRTSGSTDDRISAVMAKLTDDVESLSHAFDGCRGVFHTSAFVDPAGLSGYTKSMAEIEVKASENVMKACAVTPSVRKCVLTSSLLACVWQDSTHNHLSPVINHDSWSTESLCIDKKLWYALGKLRAEKAAWKIAEEKGVKLATICPALITGPEISTRNPTATLAYLKGAQEMYQSGVLATVDITRLAEAHLGVFEAMNEAAFGRYICFDRVVDGEEEAEKLAEATSMPKNKFVGNGDSNIIQNRFELSNRKLTNLLSGRVHCCYSS; encoded by the exons ATGGGGATTGTGGGTTTGGAAGAGAGGGAGAACATCGAGTTGCAGGAGTTCTGCCGTATGCTGATGGCTTCCGCCGGCCTCCACCGCAGAAAAGACGACCGCCAGCAACGCAACAACAAGCGTTTCGACTTGAGGGGTGACGATGAAGAAGACATGTTGGTGTGTGTCACTAGCGGCGTTTCTTTCTTAGGACTTGCCCTCGTTGACCGTCTCCTCCGCCGTGGCTACTCCGTCCGCCTTGTCGTTGACAACCAAG AAGATGTAGAAAAATTGAGGGAGATGAGGACAAGCGGAAGCACCGACGACCGCATTTCTGCAGTTATGGCAAAGCTAACCGACGATGTCGAAAGCTTATCCCATGCATTCGATGGCTGTCGTGGCGTTTTCCACACCTCTGCATTTGTCGACCCCGCTGGCCTCTCTGGCTACACT AAATCCATGGCTGAGATAGAAGTGAAGGCGAGTGAGAACGTGATGAAAGCATGTGCAGTGACACCATCTGTGAGAAAATGTGTCCTCACTTCTTCACTTCTAGCCTGCGTATGGCAGGACAGCACCCACAACCACCTCTCCCCTGTAATTAACCATGACTCCTGGAGCACAGAGTCACTCTGCATTGACaaaaag CTTTGGTATGCCTTGGGGAAGCTGAGGGCCGAGAAAGCTGCATGGAAAATAGCTGAGGAAAAGGGGGTGAAGTTGGCCACCATCTGCCCAGCTCTTATTACTGGCCCTGAAATTTCCACTAGAAATCCAACAGCAACACTTGCATATCTCAAAG GAGCACAAGAAATGTACCAAAGTGGTGTGCTAGCCACAGTCGATATAACAAGACTGGCAGAGGCACATTTAGGCGTGTTTGAGGCAATGAACGAGGCAGCGTTTGGGAGATACATTTGCTTCGATCGAGTCGTCGACGGAGAAGAAGAGGCCGAAAAGTTAGCAGAGGCGACGAGCATGCCGAAGAACAAGTTTGTGGGCAATGGGGACTCTAATATTATCCAGAATCGATTCGAATTGTCGAACAGAAAGCTTACAAATCTTTTGTCCGGAAGAGTACATTGCTGCTATAGTTCATAA
- the LOC126610572 gene encoding uncharacterized protein LOC126610572 isoform X1 translates to MGSFPVADKKFSLEIKGNKTDVVMCSYDDHFLVIATQIGAMGTILQARKEEGMAIHPTFNVAVIFGKRDEPMLVSCARQLIEHIRYISPLIDVGCFCSNSGSSKPLMLSLGLKDHSAETLKSIVSAVIENRFW, encoded by the exons aTGGGCAGCTTCCCTGTTGCCGACAAGAAATTTTCCTTGGAAATTAAG GGGAACAAGACGGATGTAGTGATGTGCAGTTATGATGATCATTTTCTT GTTATTGCAACTCAAATTGGAGCTATGGGCACCATACTGCAAGCCAG GAAGGAGGAAGGGATGGCAATCCATCCGACATTCAACGTGGCTGTAATCTTCGGCAAGCGAGACGAG CCAATGCTAGTGTCATGTGCTCGTCAGCTTATTGAACACATCAGGTACATATCACCATTGATAGACG TAGGTTGTTTTTGCAGTAACTCGGGCTCCTCAAAGCCGTTAATGCTTTCTCTTGGTCTCAAAGATCATTCAGCG GAGACACTGAAAAGCATTGTTTCAGCTGTTATCGAGAATCGCTTCTGGTGA
- the LOC126610572 gene encoding uncharacterized protein LOC126610572 isoform X2 — translation MGSFPVADKKFSLEIKGNKTDVVMCSYDDHFLVIATQIGAMGTILQARKEEGMAIHPTFNVAVIFGKRDEPMLVSCARQLIEHISNSGSSKPLMLSLGLKDHSAETLKSIVSAVIENRFW, via the exons aTGGGCAGCTTCCCTGTTGCCGACAAGAAATTTTCCTTGGAAATTAAG GGGAACAAGACGGATGTAGTGATGTGCAGTTATGATGATCATTTTCTT GTTATTGCAACTCAAATTGGAGCTATGGGCACCATACTGCAAGCCAG GAAGGAGGAAGGGATGGCAATCCATCCGACATTCAACGTGGCTGTAATCTTCGGCAAGCGAGACGAG CCAATGCTAGTGTCATGTGCTCGTCAGCTTATTGAACACATCAG TAACTCGGGCTCCTCAAAGCCGTTAATGCTTTCTCTTGGTCTCAAAGATCATTCAGCG GAGACACTGAAAAGCATTGTTTCAGCTGTTATCGAGAATCGCTTCTGGTGA
- the LOC126610564 gene encoding serine/threonine-protein kinase BLUS1 isoform X2, with protein sequence MEYESEKRFPLDAKEYKLYEEVGEGVSASVYRALCIPLNEIVAIKVLDLEKCNNDLDGIRREVHTMTLINHQNLLRAHCSFTSGHSLWVVMPYMAGGSCLHIMKSSYPEGFEEPVIATLLHEVLKALVYLHAHGLIHRDVKAGNILIDSNGAVKLADFGVSACMFDTGDRQRSRNTFVGTPCWMAPEVMQQLHGYDFKADIWSFGITALELAHGHAPFSKYPPMKVLLMTLQNAPPGLDYERDKRFSKSFKEMVGACLVKDPKKRPSSEKLLKHHFFKHARPVEYLSRTILEGLAPLGERFRMLKAKEADLLVQNKALYGDEHLSQQKYIRGISAWNFNLEDLKNQAALIEEDNMHNAPSTKQNDKHEDVSFPAEREAIEMEIQSNAVPDQEDGFNDLHDLDSSLASFPIKPLQALKGCFDVCEDDVSASSPKNIAQENGRSEGETSGQCSSLPRHVNLEPKKFLSGSLLPDCVLSPKKVIGNGERDHLQAKPQPERNYSGSLLYRQKRDSITHASAEDVSEGAVVQRKGRFKVTSADLSPRGPSNCLFSPTGSSTGPATAPLTATTILPSLQCILQQNTLQRDEIAKLIKYVEQTSGIQGESADASTGDLLQIPPASARERELQSIVINLQQSVGNLVEQLQRQKLKNAQLERQLKAIANKDENVRDGNDA encoded by the exons ATGGAGTATGAATCAGAGAAACGATTTCCTTTGGATGCAAAAGAATATAAATTATACGAAGAAGTTGGTGAAGGTGTCAGCGCTTCCGTGTACAGGGCACTCTGTATACCACTTAATGAGATAGTTGCTATCAAGGTTCTTGATCTGGAAAAATGTAACAACGACCTG GATGGTATCCGACGGGAGGTACATACAATGACTTTGATTAATCACCAAAATTTATTACGAGCACATTGTTCGTTCACTTCTGGCCACAGCCTTTGGGTCGTGATGCCATACATGGCTGGGGGGTCCTGCCTGCATATAATGAAATCTTCTTATCCTGAAGGGTTTGAAGAGCCTGTTATTGCAACTTTATTGCACGAAGTTCTCAAAGCTCTCGTGTATCTTCATGCTCACGGCCTCATCCATAGAGATGTGAAG GCTGGGAATATTTTAATTGACTCTAATGGTGCAGTCAAGTTAGCAGACTTTGGAGTGTCCGCATGCATGTTCGATACTGGAGATAGACAACGTTCCAGAAATACGTTTGTTGGAACTCCATGCTG GATGGCTCCTGAAGTTATGCAGCAATTACATGGATATGACTTCAA AGCAGACATCTGGTCATTTGGAATAACAGCACTTGAGCTTGCTCACGGTCACGCCCCGTTTTCTAAATATCCACCGATGAAa GTTTTGCTGATGACTTTACAAAATGCACCCCCAGGCCTTGACTATGAAAGAGACAAGAGATTTTCAAAG TCTTTCAAAGAGATGGTAGGTGCTTGCTTAGTGAAGGATCCAAAGAAGCGTCCATCTTCAGAGAAACTTTTGAAGCACCATTTTTTCAAACATGCTCGACCTGTTGAATATCTTTCTCGTACCATCCTTGAGGGTCTTGCTCCATTAGGCGAACGTTTTAGGATGCTGAAG GCAAAAGAAGCCGATCTTCTTGTGCAGAATAAGGCTCTCTATGGGGATGAACATTTATCACAG CAAAAGTATATCAGAGGAATCAGTGCCTGGAATTTCAACCTTGAGGATTTAAAAAATCAGGCTGCCCTT ATTGAGGAGGATAACATGCACAATGCACCAAGTACAAAGCAAAATGACAAGCATGAAGATGTTAGTTTTCCAGCAGAGAGGGAAGCCATTGAGATGGAAATCCAATCAAATGCTGTGCCCGATCAGGAG GATGGCTTCAACGATCTGCATGATTTGGACAGCTCACTTGCTTCGTTTCCTATCAAACCTCTTCAAGCACTTAA AGGCTGTTTTGATGTTTGTGAGGATGATGTGAGTGCGTCTAGTCCAAAAAACATCGCTCAAGAAAATGGGAGAAGTGAAGGTGAGACTTCAGGGCAATGTAGTTCTTTACCACGTCATGTTAATCTCGAGCCTAAAAAATTTTTGAGTGGTTCACTGTTACCGGATTGTGTGCTTTCTCCCAAAAAGGTTATTGGCAACGGTGAGAG GGATCATCTGCAAGCAAAACCTCAACCTGAGCGGAACTACAGTGGTTCGTTGTTGTATCGCCAGAAGAGAGACTCCATTACCCATGCTTCTG CTGAGGATGTTTCTGAAGGAGCAGTTGTCCAACGTAAGGGGCGCTTCAAGGTTACTTCCGCAGACCTCAGTCCCAGG GGTCCTTCAAACTGCTTGTTTAGTCCTACTGGAAGTTCAACTGGTCCAGCAACCGCACCCCTTACAGCTACCACTATTCTCCCTTCACTACAATGCATTCTGCAGCAAAACACCTTGCAAAGA GACGAAATAGCTAAATTGATCAAATACGTGGAACAGACCTCAG GAATACAAGGGGAGTCCGCTGACGCAAGCACCGGTGACCTTTTGCAG ATACCTCCAGCTTCCGCTCGGGAGAGAGAATTGCAGTCTATCGTCATTAATCTGCAACAGAG TGTCGGGAATCTTGTCGAACAATTGCAAAGACAGAAGCTGAAAAATGCCCAG TTAGAAAGGCAATTGAAAGCTATCGCCAACAAAGACGAAAATGttagagatggaaatgatgCATGA
- the LOC126610564 gene encoding serine/threonine-protein kinase BLUS1 isoform X1 — translation MEYESEKRFPLDAKEYKLYEEVGEGVSASVYRALCIPLNEIVAIKVLDLEKCNNDLDGIRREVHTMTLINHQNLLRAHCSFTSGHSLWVVMPYMAGGSCLHIMKSSYPEGFEEPVIATLLHEVLKALVYLHAHGLIHRDVKAGNILIDSNGAVKLADFGVSACMFDTGDRQRSRNTFVGTPCWMAPEVMQQLHGYDFKADIWSFGITALELAHGHAPFSKYPPMKVLLMTLQNAPPGLDYERDKRFSKSFKEMVGACLVKDPKKRPSSEKLLKHHFFKHARPVEYLSRTILEGLAPLGERFRMLKAKEADLLVQNKALYGDEHLSQQKYIRGISAWNFNLEDLKNQAALIEEDNMHNAPSTKQNDKHEDVSFPAEREAIEMEIQSNAVPDQEDGFNDLHDLDSSLASFPIKPLQALKYECFSFRGCFDVCEDDVSASSPKNIAQENGRSEGETSGQCSSLPRHVNLEPKKFLSGSLLPDCVLSPKKVIGNGERDHLQAKPQPERNYSGSLLYRQKRDSITHASAEDVSEGAVVQRKGRFKVTSADLSPRGPSNCLFSPTGSSTGPATAPLTATTILPSLQCILQQNTLQRDEIAKLIKYVEQTSGIQGESADASTGDLLQIPPASARERELQSIVINLQQSVGNLVEQLQRQKLKNAQLERQLKAIANKDENVRDGNDA, via the exons ATGGAGTATGAATCAGAGAAACGATTTCCTTTGGATGCAAAAGAATATAAATTATACGAAGAAGTTGGTGAAGGTGTCAGCGCTTCCGTGTACAGGGCACTCTGTATACCACTTAATGAGATAGTTGCTATCAAGGTTCTTGATCTGGAAAAATGTAACAACGACCTG GATGGTATCCGACGGGAGGTACATACAATGACTTTGATTAATCACCAAAATTTATTACGAGCACATTGTTCGTTCACTTCTGGCCACAGCCTTTGGGTCGTGATGCCATACATGGCTGGGGGGTCCTGCCTGCATATAATGAAATCTTCTTATCCTGAAGGGTTTGAAGAGCCTGTTATTGCAACTTTATTGCACGAAGTTCTCAAAGCTCTCGTGTATCTTCATGCTCACGGCCTCATCCATAGAGATGTGAAG GCTGGGAATATTTTAATTGACTCTAATGGTGCAGTCAAGTTAGCAGACTTTGGAGTGTCCGCATGCATGTTCGATACTGGAGATAGACAACGTTCCAGAAATACGTTTGTTGGAACTCCATGCTG GATGGCTCCTGAAGTTATGCAGCAATTACATGGATATGACTTCAA AGCAGACATCTGGTCATTTGGAATAACAGCACTTGAGCTTGCTCACGGTCACGCCCCGTTTTCTAAATATCCACCGATGAAa GTTTTGCTGATGACTTTACAAAATGCACCCCCAGGCCTTGACTATGAAAGAGACAAGAGATTTTCAAAG TCTTTCAAAGAGATGGTAGGTGCTTGCTTAGTGAAGGATCCAAAGAAGCGTCCATCTTCAGAGAAACTTTTGAAGCACCATTTTTTCAAACATGCTCGACCTGTTGAATATCTTTCTCGTACCATCCTTGAGGGTCTTGCTCCATTAGGCGAACGTTTTAGGATGCTGAAG GCAAAAGAAGCCGATCTTCTTGTGCAGAATAAGGCTCTCTATGGGGATGAACATTTATCACAG CAAAAGTATATCAGAGGAATCAGTGCCTGGAATTTCAACCTTGAGGATTTAAAAAATCAGGCTGCCCTT ATTGAGGAGGATAACATGCACAATGCACCAAGTACAAAGCAAAATGACAAGCATGAAGATGTTAGTTTTCCAGCAGAGAGGGAAGCCATTGAGATGGAAATCCAATCAAATGCTGTGCCCGATCAGGAG GATGGCTTCAACGATCTGCATGATTTGGACAGCTCACTTGCTTCGTTTCCTATCAAACCTCTTCAAGCACTTAAGTATGAATGCTTTTCTTTTCG AGGCTGTTTTGATGTTTGTGAGGATGATGTGAGTGCGTCTAGTCCAAAAAACATCGCTCAAGAAAATGGGAGAAGTGAAGGTGAGACTTCAGGGCAATGTAGTTCTTTACCACGTCATGTTAATCTCGAGCCTAAAAAATTTTTGAGTGGTTCACTGTTACCGGATTGTGTGCTTTCTCCCAAAAAGGTTATTGGCAACGGTGAGAG GGATCATCTGCAAGCAAAACCTCAACCTGAGCGGAACTACAGTGGTTCGTTGTTGTATCGCCAGAAGAGAGACTCCATTACCCATGCTTCTG CTGAGGATGTTTCTGAAGGAGCAGTTGTCCAACGTAAGGGGCGCTTCAAGGTTACTTCCGCAGACCTCAGTCCCAGG GGTCCTTCAAACTGCTTGTTTAGTCCTACTGGAAGTTCAACTGGTCCAGCAACCGCACCCCTTACAGCTACCACTATTCTCCCTTCACTACAATGCATTCTGCAGCAAAACACCTTGCAAAGA GACGAAATAGCTAAATTGATCAAATACGTGGAACAGACCTCAG GAATACAAGGGGAGTCCGCTGACGCAAGCACCGGTGACCTTTTGCAG ATACCTCCAGCTTCCGCTCGGGAGAGAGAATTGCAGTCTATCGTCATTAATCTGCAACAGAG TGTCGGGAATCTTGTCGAACAATTGCAAAGACAGAAGCTGAAAAATGCCCAG TTAGAAAGGCAATTGAAAGCTATCGCCAACAAAGACGAAAATGttagagatggaaatgatgCATGA